The sequence ATTGGTTGATGAAAAGGTAACGGACTACTGGCGGGTTTCGTTCGACAATAGCCTTGAACAAATATAGAAAAAGATATAAGAAGGGGAACGGACAAAGCGAATATCGACCAAAAGAAAGATTCTTTACTGTACCTGACCTTCGACCAGAAACTCGTTTTTATCGAAATAAGGCAGCTTTTGATAGCCCGATAATTTATAGTGCTGTACGCGCCATAGCTGCCCTCCAGCCGGACCACTTTCGAGCAATAAATGCCGTTCCGACGAATATAGTGGGTTATCGGTCTGCAAAACAGCTTCGATTAACCGGGGCTGGTGTGTCACAGAATCCAGACGCACTTTTAATGATCGTACGGTCAGGCGCTCCTCCGAATTTTTCAGCGTGTACTGGTAAGTGAGCGAATCGGGCCGAACAATCTGATAGCTACTTCGGAGAGCAGGCTTGTTTATATCAGCCTGGGTAAATAATTCAAGTTCGCGGCTCCAGTTAACATCGTTCTTGTTCTCCTGGCTCTGCTTTTTATTGACAGCCACCGTTTTATGAACGAGTGGTTTTTTAGCCGAAAGTTCGGCGATCTGACGTTTGACGAAGCCTAAAACGTCGTAATACACTATCGGCTGATTCTGTTGAACAGAGTCGGTACAACTGCTGGTCAGTAGAGTCAACAACAGGCAACAAGAATAAACGAAACGCATAAATCTATACTAAACGGCACCGGATGGGGAGCACCTTATCGCATCCTCAACACCTTTTTTTGCAAAACGGTTTGGGTAATCAAATTCTGAACCAAATTTGCAGTCATAATGCTTTACTTATAGATGTTGGATAGCAGATTTTAGGCATTGGATGCTTTCGTTTTAAGTCAACTGTCTATTGTCTATCATCCAGTATTCAGACATAACAATCATCTTCATGGAATACGATGTTATTATCATTGGTTCGGGGCCAGGCGGCTATACAGGTGCAATTCGTTGTGCTCAACTCGGACTCAAAACAGCCATTATCGAAAAATACCCCTCGCTGGGTGGCACCTGTCTAAATGTTGGTTGCATTCCGTCGAAAGCGCTCCTCGACTCGTCGGAACACTTTTATAATGCAGCCCATACATTTACCGAACACGGCATTAAGTTGTCGGATTTACAGGTCGATCTGGGACAAATGATTAAGCGCAAGCAGGAAGTTGTTGATGCGACGACCAAAGGCATCAACTTTCTGATGAAGAAAAATAAAATCGACGAAATTCATGGCGTTGGTTCGTTTGTTGATCCCCATACGGTGAAAATCGTCAAAGCCGATGGTTCTGAACAGGTCATCAAAGGAAAGAATATTGTGATCGCTACGGGATCGAAACCCATGTCGTTCCCATCGATGCCCATCGATAAAAAACGCGTCATTACGTCAACCGAAGCGCTGACCCTACAGGAAGTACCCAAGCATCTGATCGTGATTGGTGCAGGGGTGATCGGTGCTGAATTAGGATCGGTCTGGGCACGACTTGGCGCCAAAGTATCGTTCGTTGAGTTTGCCGACTCCATGATTCCAACCATGGATAAAACACTCGGCAAAGAACTCCAGAAAGTAGTCAAAAAACTCGGTGCCGATTTCTACTTCAGCCACAAAGTCACGAAAGTGGAAAACACGGGCGACGAAGTCGTTCTCAGCATTGATACTCCTAAAGGTGAACAGATTACACTAACCGGCGATTACTGCCTGGTTTCGGTTGGACGGCGCCCTTATACCGATGGTCTGAACCTGGAAGCGGCTGGCCTGAAAGCTGACAATCGGGGGCGGGTAGAAGTAGACGACCACCTGCGCACGAGTGTTCCGCACATTTATGCACTTGGCGATGTCATTCGCGGAGCAATGCTGGCCCATAAAGCCGAGGAAGAAGGTACATTCATTGCCGAAACCATTGTCGGTCAGAAACCCCACATCCATTATCGTTTGATTCCCGGCGTGGTCTATACCTGGCCTGAAGTGGCTTCCGTTGGCTATACGGAAGAAGAAGTAAAACAGGAAGGTATTCCTTATAAAGTGGGTTCATTCCCGTTCAAAGCGTT comes from Spirosoma aureum and encodes:
- the lpdA gene encoding dihydrolipoyl dehydrogenase; protein product: MEYDVIIIGSGPGGYTGAIRCAQLGLKTAIIEKYPSLGGTCLNVGCIPSKALLDSSEHFYNAAHTFTEHGIKLSDLQVDLGQMIKRKQEVVDATTKGINFLMKKNKIDEIHGVGSFVDPHTVKIVKADGSEQVIKGKNIVIATGSKPMSFPSMPIDKKRVITSTEALTLQEVPKHLIVIGAGVIGAELGSVWARLGAKVSFVEFADSMIPTMDKTLGKELQKVVKKLGADFYFSHKVTKVENTGDEVVLSIDTPKGEQITLTGDYCLVSVGRRPYTDGLNLEAAGLKADNRGRVEVDDHLRTSVPHIYALGDVIRGAMLAHKAEEEGTFIAETIVGQKPHIHYRLIPGVVYTWPEVASVGYTEEEVKQEGIPYKVGSFPFKALGRARASMDVDGLVKVLAHKETDEILGVHMIGARAADMIAEAVTAMEFRASAEDVSRMSHAHPTYTEAFKEACLAATDNRAINM